From the Phreatobacter oligotrophus genome, one window contains:
- a CDS encoding acyl-CoA dehydrogenase family protein has translation MPLTFPGPDDHADLREAVRDLCGRYDDAYWRRIDEERGYPEAFTEELTKAGWLAALIPTEYGGSGLGLTEASIIMEEINRSGGNSGAVHGQMYNMGTILRGGSDEQKARYLPKIAAGELRLQTMAVTEPTTGTDTTKLKTTAVRKGDRYVVNGQKVWTSRVQHSDLMVLLARTTPLDQVRKKSDGLSVFLVDLREAIGKGMTVRPIRNMVNHETNEVFFDDLEIPAENLIGEEGRGFKTILSGLNAERTLIAAECIGDGYWFIDRAKKYGSERIVFDRPIAQNQGVQFPIARAYVNIRAADLMRFNAAALCDAGEEFGAEANMAKLLAADASFEAANACIQTHGGFGFAADYDVERKFRETRLYQVAPISTNLILAYVGEHVLGMPRSY, from the coding sequence ATGCCCCTGACCTTCCCCGGACCCGACGATCATGCCGACCTGCGCGAGGCCGTGCGCGACCTCTGCGGCCGCTACGACGACGCCTATTGGCGCAGGATCGACGAGGAACGCGGCTATCCCGAAGCCTTCACCGAGGAGCTGACCAAGGCCGGCTGGCTCGCCGCCCTCATCCCCACCGAATATGGCGGCTCGGGCCTCGGGCTGACGGAAGCCTCCATCATCATGGAGGAGATCAACCGGTCGGGGGGCAATTCCGGCGCCGTCCATGGCCAGATGTACAATATGGGCACGATCCTGCGCGGCGGCTCGGATGAGCAGAAGGCGCGCTACCTGCCCAAGATCGCGGCGGGGGAGCTGCGCCTCCAGACCATGGCGGTGACCGAGCCGACAACCGGCACGGACACGACCAAGCTGAAGACCACAGCGGTGCGCAAGGGCGACCGCTATGTCGTCAACGGCCAGAAGGTCTGGACCAGCCGCGTCCAGCATTCCGACCTCATGGTGCTGCTCGCCCGCACCACCCCGCTCGACCAGGTGCGCAAGAAGTCCGATGGTCTCTCGGTCTTCCTCGTCGACCTGCGCGAGGCGATCGGCAAGGGCATGACGGTCCGCCCCATCCGCAACATGGTCAACCACGAGACCAACGAGGTCTTCTTCGACGACCTGGAAATCCCTGCCGAGAACCTGATCGGCGAGGAGGGCAGGGGCTTCAAGACCATCCTCTCCGGCCTCAATGCCGAGCGCACGCTGATCGCCGCCGAATGCATCGGCGACGGCTACTGGTTCATCGACCGGGCGAAGAAGTACGGCAGCGAGCGAATCGTCTTCGACCGGCCCATCGCGCAGAACCAGGGCGTGCAGTTCCCCATCGCCCGGGCCTATGTGAACATCCGCGCCGCCGATCTCATGCGCTTCAACGCCGCCGCGCTCTGCGATGCCGGCGAGGAGTTCGGCGCCGAGGCCAACATGGCCAAGCTGCTGGCGGCTGACGCCTCCTTCGAGGCCGCCAACGCCTGCATCCAGACCCATGGCGGTTTCGGATTTGCCGCCGACTATGACGTCGAGCGCAAGTTCCGCGAGACGCGGCTCTACCAGGTGGCGCCCATCTCGACGAACCTCATCCTCGCCTATGTCGGCGAACACGTGCTCGGCATGCCGCGCTCATACTAG
- a CDS encoding sulfite exporter TauE/SafE family protein, producing MQLYLPIAELPVNMLLILGMGLAIGFISGMFGVGGGFLLTPLLIFIGIPPAVAVASVSGQIAASSLSGTLSYWRKNAVDAKLVGVLLSGSMVGTAAGVLVFSLLRREGQLDLFIALSYVTLLGGIGLLMVIESGRAIRRARSGEPPKLPPARDRRIASSLPFVMHFPRSRITVSAIPVIAIGLGIGFLGSMMGIGGGFLLVPALIYLLRVSTTVVIGTSSLQTLATMLMAVVFHAITNASVDVVLALLLMIGGVIGAQFGARTSLAMKGEELRLLLGLVVLAVGVRFLIDLVVQPDDPFSNTVIEWVGRT from the coding sequence GTGCAGCTTTACCTTCCCATCGCCGAACTGCCCGTCAACATGCTCCTCATCCTGGGCATGGGGCTGGCGATCGGTTTCATCTCCGGCATGTTCGGGGTGGGCGGCGGCTTCCTTCTGACACCGCTCCTCATCTTCATCGGCATCCCGCCGGCCGTGGCCGTCGCCTCGGTCTCCGGCCAGATCGCCGCCTCCTCGCTCTCCGGCACGCTCAGCTACTGGCGCAAGAACGCGGTGGACGCCAAGCTGGTGGGGGTCTTGCTCTCCGGCAGCATGGTCGGCACCGCGGCCGGCGTCCTCGTCTTCTCGCTCTTGCGTCGGGAAGGCCAGCTCGACCTGTTCATCGCGCTCTCCTACGTGACCCTGCTCGGCGGCATCGGCCTGCTCATGGTCATCGAGAGCGGCCGTGCCATCCGGCGCGCCCGGTCCGGCGAGCCGCCGAAGCTGCCGCCGGCGCGCGACCGCCGCATCGCCTCGTCGCTGCCTTTCGTCATGCATTTCCCGCGCTCGCGCATCACCGTCTCGGCCATTCCCGTCATCGCCATCGGCCTTGGCATCGGCTTTCTCGGCTCGATGATGGGCATTGGCGGCGGCTTCCTGCTGGTGCCGGCGCTCATCTACCTGCTGCGCGTCTCCACCACCGTCGTCATCGGCACCTCGAGCCTGCAGACCCTCGCGACCATGCTCATGGCGGTGGTCTTCCACGCGATCACCAATGCCTCGGTGGATGTGGTTCTTGCCCTGCTGCTGATGATCGGCGGGGTCATCGGCGCGCAGTTCGGCGCCCGCACCTCGCTCGCCATGAAGGGCGAGGAACTGCGCCTCCTCCTCGGCCTCGTCGTGCTGGCTGTCGGCGTCCGCTTCCTCATCGACCTCGTGGTGCAGCCGGACGATCCCTTCTCCAACACCGTCATCGAATGGGTTGGCCGCACATGA
- a CDS encoding TIGR02186 family protein — MSRLAALLVLLLAAGTARAETMITSLSTHRLQITSNFVGSQIVLFGAIERDAQTISRAGGYDLAVVVRGPKARVVTRQKSRVFGIWMNTDGREFVDVPSFYALLGNKPASDLADLDLRARQQIGIDAITAITPRLGTNPNMTPAFREAFLRINRAKGLYVENPTGVTFLTPNLFRANIPIVPNTPVGTFDVDIYLISGGVILARESTNFEVAKTGFEAFVANAARDQGLFYGLAAAMLALVTGWVASVAFRRD; from the coding sequence ATGAGCCGGCTGGCCGCCCTGCTGGTGCTGCTGCTGGCCGCCGGGACGGCTCGCGCCGAGACGATGATCACCTCGCTCTCGACCCACCGGCTGCAGATCACCTCCAATTTCGTCGGCTCCCAGATCGTGCTGTTCGGCGCCATCGAGCGCGACGCGCAGACGATTTCGCGCGCCGGCGGCTATGACCTTGCCGTGGTGGTCCGCGGGCCAAAGGCCCGCGTCGTGACCCGGCAGAAGTCCAGGGTCTTCGGCATCTGGATGAACACCGACGGCCGCGAGTTCGTCGATGTGCCGAGCTTCTATGCGCTGCTCGGCAACAAGCCGGCATCCGATCTCGCCGATCTCGACCTCAGGGCCCGTCAGCAGATCGGCATCGACGCCATCACCGCGATCACGCCGCGGCTCGGCACCAACCCCAACATGACGCCGGCCTTCCGCGAGGCTTTCCTGCGCATCAACCGCGCCAAGGGCCTCTATGTCGAGAACCCCACCGGCGTGACCTTCCTCACGCCGAATCTGTTCCGCGCCAACATCCCGATCGTGCCGAACACCCCGGTTGGCACCTTCGACGTGGATATCTATCTCATCTCCGGCGGCGTCATCCTCGCCCGCGAGAGCACCAATTTCGAAGTGGCCAAGACCGGCTTCGAGGCCTTCGTCGCCAATGCCGCGCGGGATCAGGGCCTGTTCTACGGGCTTGCCGCCGCCATGCTGGCGCTTGTCACCGGCTGGGTCGCCAGCGTCGCCTTCCGGCGCGACTGA
- a CDS encoding ATP-binding protein, which yields MTEEIDRNWREGWAGRWFLYACALTLAATLIFGAGLSWPFALGAGLTVVLAGFVVRLRPKGRAPLEETLLARRAARLTDLTVEGLMAAMPVPAVLLDPKLVVRTHNAAATRLLPGLRRGEPLMLFLRAPEVVDVVRRALAANTPQVIDYQERVPVARWFGVDAVPVAITSEARDGVRPDYILMVLRDLTEERRLERLRADFVANASHELRTPLASVLGFIETIQGPARNDPAARDRFLDIMLTQARRMSRLIDDLLSLSRVELNEHVRPTEIVDLVSLIAQLRDTLVQGAADQGVTIEIAAAEAALRVRGDADELFRLFENLVQNAVKYGGAGGRVVVSLDAEGRDGRPTEAVVTVRDFGPGIPAEHLPRLTERFYRVDVASSRDKGGTGLGLALVKHIVNRHRGKLSIASTPGEGAAFTVRLELASDETAAAATPPDGAAPV from the coding sequence ATGACCGAGGAGATCGACAGGAACTGGCGCGAGGGCTGGGCCGGACGCTGGTTCCTCTATGCATGCGCGCTCACCCTGGCGGCGACGCTGATCTTCGGCGCCGGATTGTCCTGGCCCTTCGCGCTCGGCGCCGGCCTGACCGTCGTCCTCGCCGGCTTCGTGGTGCGCCTGCGGCCGAAGGGTCGTGCGCCGCTGGAGGAGACGCTGCTCGCCCGCCGCGCCGCCCGCCTCACAGATCTGACGGTGGAGGGCCTGATGGCCGCCATGCCGGTCCCCGCGGTGCTGCTCGACCCCAAGCTCGTCGTCCGCACCCACAATGCCGCGGCCACCCGCCTGCTGCCGGGCCTGCGCCGGGGCGAGCCGCTGATGCTCTTCCTGCGCGCACCGGAGGTCGTCGACGTGGTGCGCAGGGCGCTCGCCGCCAACACGCCGCAGGTCATCGACTATCAGGAGCGCGTTCCGGTGGCGCGCTGGTTCGGGGTCGACGCGGTGCCAGTGGCCATCACCTCCGAGGCCCGCGACGGCGTGCGCCCCGATTACATCCTCATGGTGCTGCGCGACCTCACCGAGGAGCGGCGGCTGGAGCGGCTGCGCGCCGACTTCGTCGCCAATGCCAGCCACGAATTGCGCACGCCCCTCGCGTCGGTTCTCGGCTTCATCGAGACGATCCAGGGACCCGCGCGCAACGACCCCGCGGCCCGCGACCGCTTCCTCGACATCATGCTGACCCAGGCGCGGCGCATGTCGCGCCTCATCGACGACCTCCTGTCGCTGTCGCGGGTGGAGCTGAACGAGCATGTGCGGCCGACCGAGATCGTTGATCTCGTCAGCCTCATCGCGCAGCTCCGCGACACCCTCGTCCAGGGCGCGGCCGACCAGGGCGTCACCATCGAGATCGCGGCCGCCGAGGCGGCCCTCCGGGTGCGCGGCGATGCCGACGAACTGTTCCGCCTCTTCGAGAACCTTGTCCAGAACGCGGTGAAATATGGCGGGGCCGGCGGCCGCGTGGTCGTCTCGCTCGATGCCGAGGGACGGGATGGCCGGCCGACCGAGGCCGTGGTGACCGTTCGCGATTTCGGTCCCGGCATTCCCGCCGAGCACCTGCCGCGCCTCACCGAGCGCTTCTACCGTGTCGATGTCGCATCGAGCCGCGACAAGGGCGGGACCGGCCTCGGCCTCGCTCTGGTCAAGCACATCGTCAACCGCCACCGCGGCAAGCTCTCCATCGCCAGCACGCCCGGGGAGGGAGCGGCCTTCACGGTCCGGCTGGAGCTCGCCAGCGATGAAACGGCGGCCGCCGCCACGCCGCCGGATGGCGCAGCCCCTGTTTGA
- the phoU gene encoding phosphate signaling complex protein PhoU, with protein MTEHTVSAYENELKGLAQRVAEMGGLAEKQIVGSIDALMRNDHALAQQVRAADGQVDALQREIEEVGILIIAKRQPMAIDLREIVGALRIAADLERIADLAKSNAKRVLAMNGTQSLPKVTGGFDAMARLAMERVKQVLDAYAQRDVAAALEVWGADGDIDALYNSLFRELLTYMLEDPRNIGPCTHLLFCAKNLERIGDHATNIAETIHYMVNGVALVDERPKLDTISMVPVA; from the coding sequence ATGACCGAACACACCGTCAGCGCCTACGAGAATGAGCTCAAGGGCCTGGCCCAGCGCGTCGCGGAGATGGGCGGGCTCGCCGAGAAGCAGATCGTCGGGTCGATCGATGCGCTCATGCGCAACGACCACGCGCTCGCCCAGCAGGTGCGCGCCGCCGATGGCCAGGTCGATGCGCTGCAGCGCGAGATCGAGGAGGTCGGCATCCTCATCATCGCCAAGCGCCAGCCCATGGCCATCGACCTGCGCGAGATCGTCGGCGCCCTGCGCATCGCGGCCGACCTCGAGCGCATCGCCGACCTCGCCAAGAGCAATGCCAAGCGCGTTCTCGCCATGAACGGCACGCAGTCGCTTCCGAAGGTCACCGGCGGCTTCGACGCCATGGCCCGCCTCGCCATGGAGCGGGTGAAGCAGGTGCTCGACGCCTATGCCCAGCGCGACGTCGCGGCCGCCCTCGAGGTCTGGGGCGCCGACGGCGACATCGACGCCCTCTACAATTCCCTGTTCCGCGAGCTGCTCACCTACATGCTCGAGGATCCCCGCAACATCGGTCCCTGCACCCACCTCCTGTTCTGCGCCAAGAACCTGGAGCGGATCGGCGACCACGCCACCAACATCGCCGAGACCATCCACTACATGGTCAATGGCGTGGCCCTGGTCGACGAGCGCCCGAAGCTCGACACGATCAGCATGGTTCCGGTGGCGTGA
- the phoB gene encoding phosphate regulon transcriptional regulator PhoB has translation MTARIMVVEDEEPITVLLRYNLEAEGYQVEVVGRGDEAEVRLREAVPDLVLLDWMLPGLSGIELCRRIRVRPETERLPVIMLTARGEEGERVRGLATGADDYVVKPFSVPELLARIRALLRRAKPEHLSSVLKSGDIELDRETRRVHRAGREINLGPTEFRLLEFLMQSPGRVYTREQLLDGVWGRDVYIDERTVDVHIGRLRKAVKRGREADPIRTVRGSGYSFNERFAGGAA, from the coding sequence ATGACCGCACGCATCATGGTGGTCGAAGACGAAGAGCCGATCACCGTCCTCCTGCGCTACAACCTCGAGGCTGAAGGCTATCAGGTCGAGGTGGTCGGGCGCGGCGATGAGGCCGAAGTGCGGTTGCGCGAGGCGGTGCCGGATCTCGTCCTGCTCGACTGGATGCTGCCGGGCCTCTCGGGCATCGAGCTCTGCCGCCGCATCCGCGTGCGTCCGGAGACGGAGCGCCTGCCGGTCATCATGCTCACCGCGCGCGGCGAGGAGGGCGAGCGCGTGCGCGGGCTCGCCACCGGCGCCGACGACTATGTGGTGAAGCCCTTCTCGGTTCCCGAGCTGCTCGCCCGCATCCGCGCCCTGCTGCGCCGGGCCAAGCCCGAGCATCTCTCCAGCGTCCTCAAGTCCGGCGACATCGAGCTCGACCGCGAGACGCGCCGCGTCCACCGCGCCGGCCGTGAGATCAATCTTGGGCCCACCGAGTTCCGCCTGCTGGAATTCCTCATGCAGTCGCCGGGCCGGGTTTATACCCGCGAGCAGCTGCTGGACGGCGTCTGGGGCCGCGACGTCTACATCGACGAGCGCACGGTCGACGTCCATATCGGCCGGTTGCGCAAGGCGGTGAAGCGCGGCCGGGAGGCGGATCCGATCCGCACCGTGCGCGGCTCGGGCTATTCCTTCAACGAGCGCTTCGCCGGCGGCGCCGCCTGA
- a CDS encoding ABC-F family ATP-binding cassette domain-containing protein → MAPPLLQLQDIALTFGGTPLLTAAALSVEAGDRLALVGRNGSGKSTLLKIAAGLVEADSGSRFAQPTATIRYLLQEPDLSAYPTTLAYVESGLGPGDDPYRARMLLEELGLTGEEGTASLSGGEAKRAALAHAIAPEPDVLILDEPTNHLDLPAIEWLEKTLKRLPSAIVMISHDRRFLENLSRTTVWLDRGVTRRLEKGFAHFEAWRDEVLEQEEKEQHKLDRQIAREEHWLRYGVSARRKRNVRRLANLHTLRKDFREHRKAVGTVSISVSDADLSGKRVVEARGISKHFGDGAIVDNLTIRILRGDRLGIVGANGAGKTTLVKMLTGVLPPDSGSIELGTNLAMANLDQKRDELDPAMPLAEALTRGRGDYVTINGENRHVVGYMKDFLFAPEQKGTPLGVLSGGERGRLMLARALASPANLLVLDEPTNDLDLETLDLLQEMLTDFPGTVILVSHDRDFLDRVCTSVLVSEGAGRWIEYAGGYSDMVMQRGAGVSARTVEKPKAESAAAPAPRTEKPADQQRRKLSFKDKHDLDTLPARMEALQRDITKLQAILADPGLYARDRAAFDKASAAMTKAQGDLSAAEDRWLELEILKESLEA, encoded by the coding sequence ATGGCTCCTCCCCTTCTTCAGCTCCAGGACATCGCCCTCACCTTCGGTGGCACGCCCTTGCTCACCGCCGCCGCGCTGTCGGTGGAGGCCGGCGACCGGCTGGCGCTGGTCGGCCGCAACGGTTCGGGCAAGTCGACGCTGCTGAAGATCGCCGCGGGCCTGGTGGAGGCTGATTCCGGCAGCCGCTTCGCCCAGCCGACGGCGACGATCCGTTACCTCCTTCAGGAGCCGGACCTCTCGGCATATCCGACCACCCTCGCCTACGTGGAGAGCGGCCTCGGGCCGGGCGATGACCCATATCGCGCCCGGATGCTGCTGGAGGAACTGGGGCTGACCGGCGAGGAAGGCACCGCCTCGCTTTCCGGGGGCGAGGCGAAGCGCGCGGCGCTCGCCCATGCCATCGCGCCGGAGCCGGACGTGCTCATCCTCGACGAGCCGACCAACCACCTCGACCTGCCGGCCATCGAATGGCTGGAAAAGACGCTGAAGCGCCTGCCCTCGGCCATCGTCATGATCAGCCATGACCGGCGGTTCCTGGAAAACCTGTCGCGCACCACCGTCTGGCTCGACCGCGGCGTCACGCGGCGGCTCGAGAAGGGCTTTGCCCATTTCGAGGCCTGGCGCGACGAGGTGCTGGAGCAGGAGGAGAAGGAGCAGCACAAGCTCGACCGGCAGATCGCCCGCGAGGAGCACTGGCTGCGCTATGGCGTCTCGGCGCGGCGCAAGCGCAATGTCCGCCGCCTCGCCAACCTGCACACCCTGCGCAAGGATTTCCGCGAACACCGCAAGGCCGTCGGCACCGTGTCGATTTCGGTGAGCGATGCCGACCTGTCGGGCAAGCGCGTCGTCGAGGCGCGCGGCATCTCCAAGCATTTCGGCGACGGCGCGATTGTCGACAACCTCACCATCCGCATCCTGCGGGGCGACCGGCTCGGCATTGTCGGGGCGAATGGCGCGGGCAAGACCACGCTGGTCAAGATGCTGACCGGTGTGCTGCCCCCCGATTCAGGGTCGATCGAGCTCGGCACCAACCTCGCCATGGCCAATCTCGACCAGAAGCGCGACGAACTCGACCCGGCCATGCCGCTCGCCGAGGCGCTGACGCGCGGGCGCGGCGACTACGTGACGATCAATGGCGAGAACCGCCACGTCGTCGGCTACATGAAGGACTTCCTCTTCGCTCCCGAACAGAAGGGCACGCCGCTGGGTGTCCTGTCCGGCGGCGAGCGCGGCCGGCTGATGCTGGCGCGGGCGCTGGCAAGCCCGGCGAACCTGCTGGTCCTCGACGAGCCGACCAACGACCTCGACCTCGAGACCCTCGATCTCCTGCAGGAGATGCTGACGGATTTCCCCGGCACGGTGATCCTCGTCTCCCATGACCGCGACTTCCTCGACCGCGTCTGCACCTCGGTGCTGGTGAGCGAAGGCGCGGGACGCTGGATCGAATATGCCGGCGGCTATTCGGACATGGTGATGCAGCGCGGGGCGGGCGTCTCGGCCCGCACGGTGGAGAAGCCGAAGGCCGAGAGCGCCGCCGCTCCCGCGCCACGCACCGAGAAGCCGGCGGACCAGCAGCGCCGGAAGCTGTCCTTCAAGGACAAGCACGACCTCGACACCCTGCCCGCCCGGATGGAGGCGCTGCAGCGCGACATCACCAAGCTGCAGGCGATCCTCGCCGATCCCGGCCTCTATGCCCGCGACCGCGCCGCCTTCGACAAGGCGAGCGCCGCAATGACCAAGGCGCAGGGCGACTTGTCGGCGGCCGAGGACCGCTGGCTGGAGCTGGAGATCCTCAAGGAGAGCCTCGAGGCCTGA
- a CDS encoding NAD(P)H-dependent oxidoreductase, which produces MRMLVVYCHPCPESFTAAVRDRALAALAAAGHETRLIDLHGEGFNPVMDAQERRDYHTQGLNEAPVAAHLDALRWAEGLLFVYPTWWYGLPAMLKGWLDRVWVPHATFTMPSGGKPIGRVLTQIRFIGAVSTLGSPWWWWRLVMAEPGRRTLLRGLRPLVNPRCRTLWLALHQMDTAGDAERRAFLDKVEARLKALR; this is translated from the coding sequence ATGCGCATGCTCGTCGTCTATTGCCATCCCTGTCCCGAGAGCTTCACCGCCGCGGTGCGCGACCGCGCGCTTGCGGCGCTTGCCGCCGCGGGCCACGAAACCCGGCTCATCGACCTCCACGGCGAGGGTTTCAACCCCGTCATGGATGCGCAGGAGCGGCGGGACTATCACACGCAAGGGCTCAACGAGGCCCCCGTCGCCGCCCATCTCGACGCCCTGCGGTGGGCCGAGGGCCTGCTCTTCGTCTATCCGACCTGGTGGTATGGCCTCCCCGCCATGCTCAAGGGCTGGCTCGACCGCGTCTGGGTGCCGCATGCCACCTTCACCATGCCCTCGGGGGGCAAGCCCATCGGCCGCGTGCTGACGCAGATCCGCTTCATCGGCGCGGTCTCGACGCTGGGCTCGCCCTGGTGGTGGTGGCGGCTCGTCATGGCCGAGCCCGGCCGCCGGACGCTGCTGCGGGGGCTGCGCCCGCTCGTCAATCCGCGCTGCCGGACCCTTTGGCTGGCGCTGCACCAGATGGACACGGCGGGAGATGCCGAGCGACGGGCCTTCCTCGACAAGGTCGAGGCCAGGCTGAAGGCGCTGCGCTAG
- a CDS encoding ribose-phosphate pyrophosphokinase — protein MSRKSGIKIVSGNSNRPLAEAIGAYLNTSLTKASVRRFADMEIFVEIQENVRGEDVYIVQSTSFPTNDHLMELLIICDALRRSSAKRITAVIPYFGYARQDRRSGSRTPISAKLVANLITQAGADRVMTLDLHAGQIQGFFDIPTDNLFAAPLLAKDIKESRSIEDVMVVSPDVGGVVRARALAKRIDALLAIVDKRRERPGESEVMNVIGDVEGKSCILVDDIVDSGGTLVNAAEALLARGAKDVSAYITHGVLSGGAVARITASKLKELVITDSIQPTEAVRVARNIRTLSVATLIGEAIARTASEESVSSLFD, from the coding sequence ATGTCGCGAAAATCCGGGATCAAGATCGTTTCCGGCAACTCAAACCGGCCGCTTGCAGAAGCGATCGGTGCCTATCTGAACACGTCGCTCACCAAGGCCTCCGTGCGGCGTTTCGCCGACATGGAGATCTTCGTCGAGATCCAGGAGAACGTGCGCGGCGAGGACGTCTACATCGTCCAGTCCACGTCCTTCCCGACGAACGACCACCTGATGGAGCTGCTGATCATCTGCGACGCGCTGCGCCGGTCCTCGGCCAAGCGCATCACCGCGGTGATCCCCTATTTCGGCTATGCCCGCCAGGACCGCCGGTCGGGCTCCCGCACGCCGATCTCGGCCAAGCTGGTGGCGAACCTCATCACCCAGGCCGGCGCCGACCGCGTCATGACGCTCGACCTCCATGCCGGGCAGATCCAGGGCTTCTTCGACATCCCGACCGACAACCTCTTCGCCGCGCCCCTGCTCGCCAAGGACATCAAGGAGAGCCGCAGCATCGAGGACGTCATGGTCGTCTCGCCTGACGTCGGCGGCGTGGTGCGCGCCCGCGCGCTCGCCAAGCGCATCGACGCCCTTCTCGCCATCGTCGACAAGCGGCGCGAGCGCCCGGGCGAGAGCGAGGTCATGAATGTCATCGGCGATGTCGAGGGCAAGAGCTGCATCCTCGTCGACGACATCGTCGATTCCGGCGGCACGCTGGTGAATGCCGCCGAGGCGCTGCTCGCTCGCGGCGCCAAGGACGTCTCGGCCTACATCACCCACGGCGTGCTGTCCGGCGGCGCGGTCGCCCGCATCACCGCCTCCAAGCTGAAGGAGCTGGTGATCACCGATTCCATCCAGCCGACCGAGGCCGTGCGCGTCGCCCGCAACATCCGCACCCTCTCGGTCGCCACGCTCATCGGCGAGGCCATCGCCCGCACGGCGAGCGAGGAGAGCGTGTCGAGCCTCTTCGACTGA
- the pgeF gene encoding peptidoglycan editing factor PgeF, translating into MYVTSGTLSALPGIRHAFFTREGGVSEGLYASLNAGLGSADHPDRVRENRRRMAETLGVGPDALISCYQIHSDLVVVAERPHDGGERPKADAVVTKVPGIACGVASADCGPVLFADAEAGVVGAAHAGWKGAIGGILEATIVAMEKLGADRSRIRTAIGPLIRQPSYEVSQAFVDQFRSADEAYGRFFAPGKPGHAQFDLPGFIAHRLTAAGVAAVDDLGLDTYPDEQRFYSYRRTTHRHEADYGRHIAGIALQG; encoded by the coding sequence ATGTACGTGACCTCTGGCACCCTCTCCGCCCTGCCCGGCATCCGCCATGCCTTCTTCACCCGCGAAGGCGGCGTGTCGGAGGGGCTCTATGCCTCGCTGAATGCCGGGCTCGGCTCGGCCGACCATCCCGACCGCGTCCGCGAGAACCGGCGGCGGATGGCGGAGACGCTCGGCGTCGGCCCGGATGCGCTGATCTCCTGCTACCAGATCCATTCGGACCTCGTGGTCGTCGCGGAGCGGCCGCATGACGGCGGCGAGCGGCCGAAGGCCGATGCCGTGGTGACGAAAGTTCCGGGCATTGCCTGCGGGGTCGCCTCGGCCGATTGCGGCCCGGTGCTCTTCGCCGATGCCGAGGCGGGCGTCGTCGGCGCCGCCCATGCGGGCTGGAAGGGCGCCATCGGTGGCATCCTGGAGGCAACCATCGTCGCCATGGAGAAGCTCGGCGCCGATCGCAGCCGCATCCGCACCGCCATCGGCCCGCTCATCCGCCAGCCGAGCTATGAGGTGAGCCAGGCCTTCGTCGACCAGTTCCGCAGTGCCGACGAGGCCTATGGCCGCTTCTTCGCGCCAGGCAAGCCCGGCCATGCGCAGTTCGACCTGCCGGGCTTTATCGCCCATCGCCTGACGGCGGCCGGTGTCGCGGCCGTCGATGATCTCGGCCTCGACACCTATCCGGACGAACAGCGCTTCTACTCCTACCGGCGCACGACGCATCGTCACGAGGCGGATTACGGCCGCCACATCGCGGGAATCGCCCTTCAGGGCTGA